In Salinarimonas sp., a genomic segment contains:
- a CDS encoding exonuclease domain-containing protein, producing MLDVETANSDCGSICQIGIVCVSGDVVVEEHVTLVDPACAFSHWNIRVHGIRPEDVAGAPSFAALHADLCERLTGRLVVQQGGFDKTAMERACAACALPALDAIWINNVSVARRAWPGLPGYGLAKMAARFGLTFRHHDALEDARVTQAIFARAVAETGILPHEWPERLAPAPRRKRASATAAQ from the coding sequence GTGCTCGACGTGGAGACGGCGAATTCCGATTGCGGCTCGATCTGCCAGATCGGAATCGTCTGCGTCTCGGGCGACGTCGTCGTCGAGGAGCACGTCACGCTGGTCGATCCGGCCTGCGCCTTTTCCCACTGGAACATCCGCGTCCACGGCATTCGGCCGGAGGACGTCGCCGGTGCGCCGTCCTTCGCGGCGCTGCACGCCGATCTGTGCGAGCGCCTGACGGGCCGCCTCGTCGTGCAGCAGGGCGGTTTCGACAAGACCGCGATGGAGCGCGCCTGCGCGGCCTGCGCGCTGCCGGCGCTGGACGCGATCTGGATCAACAACGTCTCCGTCGCCCGCCGCGCCTGGCCGGGGCTGCCCGGCTACGGCCTCGCCAAGATGGCCGCGCGCTTCGGGCTGACGTTCCGCCACCACGACGCGCTCGAGGACGCGCGCGTCACGCAGGCGATCTTCGCCCGCGCCGTGGCCGAGACCGGCATCCTCCCGCACGAATGGCCCGAGCGCCTCGCGCCGGCCCCGCGCCGCAAGCGCGCGTCGGCGACCGCGGCGCAGTAG
- a CDS encoding ATP-binding cassette domain-containing protein → MKGLVLDDVAIALHGRPLVGPLSLEVPPGEVVTVMGPSGSGKSTLLAFVGGFLPKVFAARGRVLLDGLDVTHMPPEKRAVGILFQDDLLFPHLTVGGNLAFGLRAGVRDKARRRAIVEEALAQAGLDGFADRDPGTLSGGQRARVALMRTLLAEPRALLLDEPFGKLDAALRQEVRAFVFARARARGLPTLMVTHDAADADAAGGRVVAVG, encoded by the coding sequence ATGAAGGGCCTCGTCCTCGACGACGTCGCGATCGCGCTCCACGGCCGCCCGCTGGTCGGCCCCCTGTCGCTCGAGGTTCCTCCGGGCGAGGTGGTGACGGTGATGGGACCGTCGGGCTCGGGCAAGTCGACGCTGCTCGCCTTCGTCGGCGGCTTCCTGCCGAAGGTCTTCGCCGCGCGCGGGCGCGTGCTGCTCGACGGGCTCGACGTCACGCACATGCCGCCGGAGAAGCGGGCGGTGGGCATCCTGTTCCAGGACGACCTCTTGTTCCCGCATCTGACGGTAGGCGGCAACCTCGCCTTCGGCTTGCGCGCCGGCGTGCGTGACAAGGCCCGGCGCCGCGCCATCGTCGAGGAGGCGCTCGCCCAGGCCGGCCTCGACGGCTTCGCCGATCGCGACCCGGGGACCCTGTCAGGCGGCCAGCGCGCGCGCGTCGCGCTCATGCGCACGCTGCTCGCCGAGCCGCGCGCGCTTCTCCTCGACGAGCCCTTCGGCAAGCTCGACGCGGCGCTGCGCCAGGAGGTGCGCGCCTTCGTCTTCGCCCGCGCCCGCGCCCGCGGGCTCCCCACCCTGATGGTCACCCACGACGCCGCCGACGCCGACGCCGCCGGCGGGCGCGTGGTCGCGGTGGGGTGA
- a CDS encoding ABC transporter permease gives MTARPDPLRLAPGLTLALFLVPIGAGLLGTLAPAFGVFPALGETRLSLDPWRDLVAQPGFSTSLRLTLTTGLLATALSLLFACGFAALASTHPGIARLERALAPLLATPHVAVAIGLAFLIASSGFFARAVSPWLTGWERPPAFAIVRDPAGLSYVAGLAVKETAFLVLMVLAAQGQVRAAQALAAARALGYAPLAAWAKVVLPAVYRQIRLPVYAVLAFSLSNVEMALVLAPGTPPPLAVLAMRWFTSYDLALYPAAAAAATLQLLVVVAGIGAWRLAEIAGKRLHRAWCARGARAGLAGPALALGGAGAIGSGVLVLAAIAVMALWSIAEGWRYPDALPPAVSLRTWTRAAPTMIDLVGTTALVAAAATLIALALTLACLENEARRDLKPGAGALWLLYLPLLVPQIAFLFGAQVALVRLDLDATLLAVIWAHLLFVLPYVFLSLADPWRALDPRYARIAAGLGAKPWRTFFAVKLPMLARPIGTAFAVGFSVSVALYLPTLFAGAGRIMTLTTEAVTLSSGADRRVVGVTAFLQAALPLLVYAAALAGPGLLAARRGRVAA, from the coding sequence ATGACCGCCCGCCCCGATCCCCTGCGCCTCGCGCCGGGCCTCACCCTCGCGCTGTTCCTCGTGCCGATCGGCGCGGGGCTTCTCGGCACGCTCGCGCCGGCCTTCGGCGTCTTTCCGGCGCTCGGCGAGACGCGGCTCTCGCTCGACCCGTGGCGGGACCTCGTCGCCCAGCCGGGCTTTTCGACCTCGCTGCGACTGACGCTGACCACGGGCTTGCTGGCGACCGCCCTCTCCCTCCTCTTCGCCTGCGGCTTCGCCGCGCTGGCCTCGACGCACCCCGGAATCGCGCGCCTCGAGCGCGCCCTCGCGCCGCTCCTGGCCACGCCCCACGTGGCGGTCGCCATCGGCCTCGCCTTCCTGATCGCGTCGTCCGGCTTCTTCGCCCGCGCCGTCTCGCCCTGGCTCACCGGCTGGGAGCGCCCGCCCGCCTTCGCCATCGTGCGCGACCCGGCGGGCCTCTCCTACGTCGCGGGCCTCGCGGTGAAGGAGACGGCCTTCCTCGTCCTGATGGTGCTCGCGGCTCAGGGCCAGGTCCGCGCCGCGCAGGCGCTGGCCGCGGCGCGCGCGCTCGGCTACGCGCCGCTCGCCGCCTGGGCGAAGGTCGTGCTGCCGGCCGTCTACCGGCAGATCCGGCTGCCGGTCTACGCGGTGCTCGCCTTCTCGCTCTCCAACGTCGAGATGGCGCTCGTGCTCGCGCCCGGCACGCCGCCGCCGCTCGCGGTCCTCGCGATGCGCTGGTTCACGAGCTACGACCTCGCGCTCTATCCCGCCGCCGCGGCGGCGGCGACGCTGCAGCTCCTCGTCGTCGTCGCCGGGATCGGGGCGTGGCGCCTCGCCGAGATCGCGGGAAAGCGCCTCCACCGCGCCTGGTGCGCCCGCGGCGCGCGGGCCGGCCTCGCCGGGCCGGCGCTGGCGCTCGGCGGCGCGGGGGCGATCGGGTCGGGCGTCCTGGTGCTGGCCGCCATAGCCGTGATGGCGCTCTGGTCGATCGCCGAGGGCTGGCGCTATCCGGACGCCCTCCCCCCCGCCGTCTCGCTGCGGACCTGGACTCGCGCCGCGCCGACCATGATCGATCTCGTCGGCACCACCGCCCTCGTCGCCGCCGCCGCGACCCTGATCGCGCTCGCCCTCACCCTCGCCTGCCTCGAGAACGAGGCGCGGCGCGACCTGAAGCCCGGCGCCGGCGCGCTCTGGCTGCTCTACCTGCCGCTCCTCGTGCCGCAGATCGCCTTCCTGTTCGGGGCGCAGGTGGCCCTGGTGCGCCTCGACCTCGACGCCACCCTCCTCGCCGTGATCTGGGCGCACCTGCTCTTCGTGCTGCCCTACGTCTTCCTCTCGCTCGCCGACCCCTGGCGCGCCCTCGATCCGCGCTACGCCCGCATCGCCGCGGGGCTCGGGGCGAAGCCGTGGCGCACCTTCTTCGCCGTCAAGCTGCCGATGCTGGCGCGGCCGATCGGAACCGCGTTCGCCGTGGGTTTTTCCGTCTCCGTGGCGCTCTATCTTCCGACGCTCTTCGCCGGCGCGGGACGCATCATGACGCTGACCACCGAAGCCGTGACCCTCTCCTCGGGCGCCGACCGGCGCGTAGTAGGCGTCACCGCCTTCCTCCAGGCGGCGCTGCCGCTCCTCGTCTACGCCGCCGCGCTCGCCGGCCCGGGCCTCCTCGCCGCCCGCCGGGGGAGGGTCGCCGCATGA
- a CDS encoding ABC transporter substrate-binding protein — MHRAPWRHTRRTAVAAALLLAAAPALAQGAPEVRDFADIAEAAQGQTVYWNAWGGDPATNDFIAWVDREMRARHGVSVVHVKLSDTAEAVTRVVAEKAAGRDEGGAVDLVWINGPNFLAMKDQGLLYGPFVEALPNFALVDTQDKPSNVVDFTVPVEGLAAPWRVAQVAYLYDAERSDAAALPSSVPEMAEWAAANSGRLTHPTARDFLGATFLKQALYELAPDPRVLQEPATDALYEAVTAPLWSWYDEIRPHLWRAGREFPESGPAQNQLLADGEIDIAITFNPAEAAAGAIQGRLPETTRVFFLEEGTIGNTSFVAIPYNAANKEGAMVVSNFLMSPEAQARAQDPAHLGSFTVLDLARLSADERAAFDVTDTHPAMPAPEELVRVLPEPHPSWMTRLVEDWERRTAR, encoded by the coding sequence ATGCACCGCGCCCCGTGGCGTCACACCCGCCGGACCGCCGTCGCCGCCGCACTGCTCCTCGCCGCCGCGCCGGCCCTCGCGCAGGGAGCGCCCGAGGTCCGCGACTTCGCCGACATCGCCGAAGCGGCGCAGGGGCAGACGGTCTACTGGAACGCCTGGGGCGGCGATCCCGCGACCAACGACTTCATCGCCTGGGTCGATCGGGAGATGCGCGCTCGGCACGGCGTCTCCGTCGTTCACGTCAAGCTCTCCGACACGGCCGAGGCGGTCACCCGGGTGGTCGCCGAGAAGGCGGCGGGGCGCGACGAGGGCGGCGCGGTGGATCTCGTCTGGATCAACGGGCCGAACTTCCTCGCCATGAAGGACCAGGGTCTGCTCTACGGCCCCTTCGTCGAGGCGCTGCCGAACTTCGCCCTCGTCGACACCCAGGACAAGCCGTCCAACGTCGTCGACTTCACCGTGCCGGTGGAGGGCCTCGCCGCGCCCTGGCGCGTCGCGCAGGTCGCCTACCTGTACGACGCGGAGCGCTCGGACGCGGCCGCCCTGCCCTCCTCCGTCCCCGAGATGGCGGAGTGGGCCGCGGCGAATTCCGGCCGCCTTACTCACCCGACGGCGCGCGATTTCCTCGGCGCGACCTTCCTGAAGCAGGCGCTCTACGAGCTCGCGCCGGACCCGCGCGTGCTGCAGGAGCCCGCGACCGACGCGCTCTACGAGGCCGTGACCGCCCCGCTCTGGTCCTGGTACGACGAGATCCGCCCGCACCTGTGGCGCGCGGGCCGCGAGTTTCCCGAGAGCGGGCCGGCGCAGAACCAGCTCCTCGCCGACGGCGAGATCGACATCGCGATCACCTTCAACCCGGCCGAGGCCGCCGCCGGCGCGATCCAGGGCCGCCTGCCCGAGACGACCCGCGTGTTCTTCCTGGAGGAGGGCACGATCGGCAACACCTCCTTCGTGGCGATCCCCTACAACGCCGCGAACAAGGAGGGCGCGATGGTGGTCTCGAACTTCCTGATGTCGCCCGAGGCCCAGGCCCGCGCCCAGGACCCCGCCCATCTCGGCTCCTTCACCGTCCTCGACCTCGCGCGGCTCTCCGCGGACGAGCGCGCCGCCTTCGACGTCACCGACACCCATCCGGCCATGCCCGCCCCGGAGGAGCTCGTCCGCGTCCTCCCCGAGCCGCACCCCTCCTGGATGACCCGCCTCGTCGAGGACTGGGAGCGCCGGACCGCGAGGTGA
- the proC gene encoding pyrroline-5-carboxylate reductase, which produces MPDVGMPRSLALVGAGKMGGAMLEGWLDTGLPGPAVSVYDPQVSPAMTALAERAGVILNPPDESRVAPDVLVLAIKPQMLEGAAPAIRPLVGAGTLLVSVLAGKTVANLRTALPEAGAVVRAMPNLPASIGRGATGAYANEAVDDAQRAVADALLRASGLVEWVCDEGLIDAVTGVSGSGPAYVFALVEALAEAGVAAGLPADLAMRLARATVVGAGALLGESDLPAETLRKNVTSPGGTTAAGLAVLQRDENGLPALMRETVAAAKRRAQELSG; this is translated from the coding sequence ATGCCCGACGTCGGAATGCCCCGCAGCCTCGCCCTGGTCGGCGCGGGCAAGATGGGCGGCGCCATGCTCGAAGGCTGGCTCGACACCGGTCTGCCCGGTCCCGCCGTGAGCGTCTACGACCCGCAGGTCTCCCCCGCCATGACGGCTCTGGCGGAGCGCGCGGGCGTGATCCTCAACCCGCCGGACGAATCCCGCGTCGCGCCCGACGTGCTGGTGCTGGCGATCAAGCCGCAGATGCTGGAGGGCGCCGCGCCGGCGATCCGGCCGCTCGTCGGGGCGGGGACGCTCCTCGTCTCGGTGCTCGCCGGCAAGACGGTCGCGAACCTGCGCACCGCCCTCCCCGAGGCCGGCGCCGTGGTGCGCGCGATGCCGAACCTGCCCGCCTCCATCGGCCGGGGCGCGACCGGGGCCTACGCCAACGAGGCGGTCGACGACGCCCAGCGCGCCGTGGCCGACGCGCTGTTGCGCGCGTCCGGCCTCGTCGAATGGGTCTGCGACGAGGGCCTGATCGACGCCGTCACCGGCGTCTCGGGCTCGGGGCCGGCCTACGTCTTCGCGCTCGTCGAGGCCCTGGCCGAGGCCGGCGTCGCGGCGGGGCTGCCGGCGGACCTCGCCATGCGGCTCGCCCGCGCGACGGTCGTCGGCGCCGGCGCGCTCCTCGGCGAGAGCGATCTCCCCGCCGAGACGCTGCGCAAGAACGTCACCTCTCCGGGCGGCACGACGGCGGCCGGCCTCGCCGTGCTGCAGCGCGACGAGAACGGCCTGCCCGCGCTGATGCGCGAGACGGTCGCGGCGGCGAAGCGGCGCGCGCAGGAGCTGTCCGGCTGA
- a CDS encoding YbjN domain-containing protein, with the protein MTELLLIDTDRTEHPLDVVERVATSRDWTFDRAELDEMSVAVRGAQADYQVAFTWIEDVEALHVACAFDLRVPERRRGEILQLVSMINEQLWVGHFDLWAGEGVVMFRHALLLTGGAEPRREQCEMLMRAAVEACERHYQAFQFVIWAGKPAREALDSVLFETEGEA; encoded by the coding sequence ATGACCGAACTCCTCCTCATCGACACCGATCGCACCGAGCATCCCCTCGACGTGGTCGAGCGCGTCGCCACCTCGCGCGACTGGACCTTCGACCGCGCCGAGCTCGACGAGATGTCGGTGGCGGTGCGCGGGGCGCAGGCGGACTACCAGGTCGCGTTCACCTGGATCGAGGACGTCGAGGCGCTGCACGTCGCCTGCGCCTTCGACCTGCGGGTGCCCGAGCGCCGGCGCGGCGAGATTCTGCAGCTCGTCTCGATGATCAACGAGCAGCTCTGGGTCGGGCACTTCGATCTGTGGGCCGGCGAGGGCGTCGTCATGTTCCGCCACGCATTGCTGCTCACCGGCGGCGCCGAGCCGCGCCGCGAGCAGTGCGAGATGCTGATGCGCGCCGCGGTCGAGGCCTGCGAGCGGCATTACCAGGCCTTCCAGTTCGTGATCTGGGCCGGCAAGCCCGCGCGCGAGGCCCTCGACAGCGTGCTGTTCGAGACCGAAGGTGAGGCCTGA
- a CDS encoding accessory factor UbiK family protein, producing the protein MNQNRILDDLSRLFSDAAGAAGGVRREIDAVMRAQLERIVKDMDVVSREEYEATREIAVAAREEAEKLALKVADLEARIVKLTSRPD; encoded by the coding sequence ATGAACCAGAACCGCATTCTCGACGACCTCTCCCGCCTGTTCTCGGACGCGGCCGGCGCCGCCGGCGGCGTGCGGCGCGAGATCGACGCGGTGATGCGCGCCCAGCTGGAGCGCATCGTCAAGGACATGGACGTGGTCTCCCGCGAGGAATACGAGGCGACCCGCGAGATCGCCGTAGCCGCCCGCGAGGAGGCCGAGAAGCTCGCCCTCAAGGTCGCCGACCTCGAGGCGCGCATCGTCAAGCTCACCAGCCGGCCGGATTGA
- the lgt gene encoding prolipoprotein diacylglyceryl transferase, whose amino-acid sequence MPFPDIDPVAVAIGPIAIRWYALAYIAGLALGWWGARRLAGADRLWGGVKRPTPVAIDDLVVWVAIGLILGGRIGYVLFYNVEAYLANPLEILAVWRGGMAFHGGLIGAVVAMILFARTRGLPFLPILDLVAVVTPIGLFFGRIANFINGELWGRPAPDFPYAVVFPYAGDVPRYPSQLFEAAGQGLLLFAVMLIAVAVAGFRKPGLLAGVFGIGYGVARIATEFFREPDPQLGFLFGREVDALSGGVTMGMLLSLPLVLGGIVLVLIARTGATRRGAAVDREAPSA is encoded by the coding sequence ATGCCCTTCCCCGACATCGACCCGGTCGCCGTCGCGATCGGCCCCATCGCGATCCGCTGGTACGCGCTCGCCTACATCGCCGGGCTCGCGCTCGGCTGGTGGGGCGCGCGGCGGCTCGCGGGGGCGGACCGGCTGTGGGGCGGCGTGAAGCGGCCGACGCCGGTCGCGATCGACGATCTCGTCGTGTGGGTGGCGATCGGGCTGATCCTGGGCGGGCGGATCGGCTACGTGCTGTTCTACAACGTCGAGGCCTATCTCGCGAACCCGCTCGAGATCCTCGCCGTCTGGCGCGGAGGCATGGCGTTCCACGGCGGGCTGATCGGCGCCGTGGTGGCGATGATCCTGTTCGCCCGCACGCGCGGCCTGCCGTTCCTGCCGATCCTCGATCTCGTCGCCGTGGTGACGCCCATCGGCCTGTTCTTCGGGCGCATCGCCAACTTCATCAACGGCGAGCTCTGGGGCCGCCCGGCGCCGGACTTTCCCTACGCCGTCGTCTTCCCCTATGCGGGCGACGTGCCGCGCTATCCCTCGCAGCTGTTCGAGGCGGCGGGGCAGGGGCTTCTCCTGTTCGCGGTGATGCTGATCGCGGTGGCGGTCGCCGGCTTCCGCAAGCCGGGCCTTCTCGCGGGCGTGTTCGGCATCGGCTACGGCGTCGCGCGCATCGCGACCGAGTTCTTCCGCGAGCCGGACCCTCAGCTCGGCTTCCTGTTCGGGCGCGAGGTCGATGCGCTCTCGGGCGGCGTGACCATGGGCATGCTGCTCTCGCTTCCGCTCGTTCTCGGCGGTATCGTGCTGGTCTTGATCGCCCGCACCGGCGCAACCCGGCGCGGCGCGGCCGTGGACAGGGAGGCGCCATCCGCATGA
- a CDS encoding SAM-dependent methyltransferase, translating to MTELEREIRTMIAAEGPIPVSRYMALCLGHPRLGYYMTRDPIGMAGDFVTAPEISQMFGELVGLWAAQTWMDLGSPSPFALVELGPGRGTLMADALRAARVAPGFLDAAQVHLVETSPILREKQRATLAGVPDGRIAWHAGLEAVPDLPLIALANEFFDALPVRQLVRDRGAWRERLVGLDADDRLAFGLSPDADPSIPYDAPEGQVLEIAAAGIPVMRALAGRIVAAGGAALAIDYGHARTGFADTLQAVRRHAFADPLEDPGEADVTAHVDFAQLAAAAREAGALVHGPVTQGAFLEALGIEARARALAARASAKQAEEIGGALQRLAGEGEDDMGVLFKAMAVTHPGLTASPGFG from the coding sequence ATGACCGAGCTCGAGCGCGAGATCCGCACGATGATCGCGGCGGAAGGGCCGATCCCCGTCTCGCGCTACATGGCGCTCTGCCTCGGGCACCCCAGGCTCGGCTACTACATGACCCGCGACCCGATCGGGATGGCGGGGGATTTCGTCACCGCGCCCGAGATCAGCCAGATGTTCGGCGAGCTCGTCGGCCTGTGGGCGGCGCAGACGTGGATGGATCTCGGCAGCCCGTCGCCCTTCGCCCTCGTCGAGCTCGGGCCCGGGCGCGGCACGCTGATGGCGGACGCGCTGCGCGCGGCGCGGGTGGCGCCCGGCTTCCTCGACGCGGCGCAGGTGCATCTCGTCGAGACGAGCCCGATCCTTCGCGAGAAGCAGCGCGCCACGCTCGCAGGCGTCCCCGACGGCCGGATCGCGTGGCATGCGGGCCTCGAGGCCGTGCCGGACCTGCCGCTGATCGCGCTCGCCAACGAGTTCTTCGACGCCCTGCCCGTGCGCCAGCTGGTGCGCGACCGCGGCGCCTGGCGCGAGCGGCTCGTGGGGCTCGACGCCGACGACCGCCTCGCCTTCGGGCTGTCGCCCGACGCCGATCCGTCGATCCCCTACGACGCGCCGGAGGGGCAGGTGCTCGAGATCGCCGCGGCCGGCATTCCGGTGATGCGCGCGCTGGCCGGGCGGATCGTCGCCGCGGGCGGGGCGGCGCTCGCCATCGATTACGGACACGCCCGCACCGGCTTCGCCGACACGCTCCAGGCGGTGCGCCGCCACGCCTTCGCCGATCCGCTGGAGGATCCCGGCGAGGCGGACGTCACGGCGCATGTCGATTTCGCCCAGCTCGCCGCCGCGGCCCGCGAGGCGGGGGCGCTCGTCCACGGCCCGGTGACGCAGGGCGCCTTCCTCGAGGCGCTCGGGATCGAGGCGCGGGCGCGCGCCCTCGCCGCCCGCGCCAGCGCGAAGCAGGCGGAGGAGATCGGCGGCGCGCTCCAGCGCCTCGCCGGCGAGGGGGAGGACGACATGGGCGTCCTGTTCAAGGCCATGGCCGTCACGCATCCGGGCCTGACGGCGAGCCCGGGTTTCGGCTGA
- the pgeF gene encoding peptidoglycan editing factor PgeF, which produces MLIQSEALSRDPRIRHAFFTREGGASEGLYASLNGGLGSGDDRARVLANRARMAERVGVAPDALVSVHQIHSPDVVVVEAPWAQDARPKADAMATDRPGIALAILTADCGPVLFADGEAGVIGAAHAGWRGALGGVVEATVAAMERLGARRERIAAVLGPTISQPAYEVGAELRDAALAEDPAAERFFAPGAREGKLQFDLPGYIGARLARAGIGAAHDLARCTYAEEARFYSYRRATHRGEPDYGRLVSAIALTP; this is translated from the coding sequence ATGCTCATCCAGTCCGAGGCGCTGTCGCGCGACCCGCGCATCCGTCACGCCTTCTTCACCCGCGAGGGCGGCGCGTCCGAGGGGCTCTACGCGAGCCTCAACGGCGGGCTCGGCTCCGGCGACGACCGGGCGCGGGTGCTCGCCAATCGCGCCCGCATGGCCGAGCGCGTCGGCGTCGCGCCGGACGCGCTGGTGAGCGTGCACCAGATCCACTCGCCCGACGTCGTCGTCGTCGAGGCGCCGTGGGCGCAGGACGCGCGGCCGAAGGCCGACGCCATGGCGACGGACCGGCCCGGGATCGCGCTCGCCATCCTCACGGCGGATTGCGGGCCCGTCCTGTTCGCGGACGGGGAAGCCGGCGTGATCGGCGCGGCCCATGCCGGGTGGCGCGGCGCGCTCGGCGGGGTGGTCGAGGCGACGGTCGCGGCTATGGAGCGCCTCGGCGCGCGGCGCGAGCGGATCGCCGCCGTGCTCGGGCCCACGATCTCGCAGCCCGCCTACGAGGTGGGGGCGGAGCTGCGCGACGCCGCCCTCGCGGAGGACCCCGCAGCGGAGCGGTTCTTCGCGCCCGGCGCGCGGGAGGGAAAGCTCCAGTTCGACCTGCCGGGCTATATCGGCGCGCGCCTCGCCCGCGCCGGAATCGGCGCCGCGCACGACCTCGCGCGCTGCACCTACGCGGAGGAGGCGCGGTTCTATTCCTACCGCCGCGCCACCCATCGCGGCGAGCCGGATTACGGCCGGCTGGTCTCCGCCATCGCGCTCACTCCCTGA
- a CDS encoding SDR family oxidoreductase, translated as MRFVVREDEVATVKTALVTGGAKRIGRAMVERLAREGYRVAIHCHASVVEAEQLAQAIGGAGGRASVVQADLSDAEAVAGMIEAAATALGPLDLLVNNASEFEDDRIETLDLARYHRTLAVDLTAPLILARDFAAQLPAEAEGLIVNVLDQRVWKETPLFFSYQIAKSALWTATRTMAQGLAPRIRVNAIGPGPTLASPRQGDADFAKQAAATPLERSSSPDEVCAALMYFLGARSVTGQMLALDAGQHLAWETPDVVGIRE; from the coding sequence ATGCGCTTCGTGGTTCGCGAAGACGAGGTGGCGACGGTGAAGACGGCGTTGGTGACGGGCGGGGCGAAGCGGATCGGGCGGGCGATGGTGGAGCGCCTCGCGCGCGAGGGGTATCGCGTCGCGATCCATTGCCACGCGTCGGTGGTCGAGGCCGAGCAGCTCGCGCAGGCGATCGGGGGGGCCGGCGGGCGCGCGAGCGTCGTGCAGGCAGATCTCTCCGACGCCGAGGCCGTCGCCGGCATGATCGAGGCGGCGGCGACCGCGCTCGGGCCCCTCGACCTCCTCGTCAACAACGCGAGCGAGTTCGAGGACGATCGGATCGAGACCCTCGATCTCGCCCGCTACCACCGCACGCTCGCCGTCGATCTCACCGCGCCGCTGATCCTGGCGCGCGACTTCGCCGCACAGCTGCCGGCGGAGGCGGAGGGGCTGATCGTCAACGTGCTCGACCAGCGGGTCTGGAAGGAGACGCCGTTGTTCTTCTCCTACCAGATCGCCAAGTCGGCGCTCTGGACCGCGACGCGCACCATGGCGCAGGGCCTCGCGCCGCGCATCCGCGTCAACGCCATCGGGCCGGGCCCCACGCTCGCGAGCCCGCGCCAGGGCGACGCCGATTTCGCCAAGCAGGCGGCGGCGACGCCGCTCGAGCGCTCCTCCTCGCCGGACGAGGTCTGCGCGGCCCTGATGTACTTCCTCGGCGCCCGCAGCGTGACCGGCCAGATGCTGGCGCTGGACGCCGGCCAGCACCTCGCCTGGGAGACGCCGGACGTCGTCGGGATCAGGGAGTGA
- a CDS encoding AbrB family transcriptional regulator produces the protein MGTFLGELRGGFAKMAPSRFPYPKFAAALGLGLVGGYLFYRANLPLPWMLGPMTVCTLAALLRLPIAAPAVVRPPMSAVIGVMLGAAFTPDVLGRLDEWVISTIGLAFFVAAAGLACVVYFRKVARFDPTTAYFSGMPGGLVEMVIVGEARGGDGRTIALIHSARILLVVMTLPFLVQWVEGVSLGARASAGPSIWDAPLSAEVWIVVCGFAGAYLGHVLRLPAAVLLGPMLVSALVHVTGISGFKPPVEIVAAAQVVLGVTIGARFLGTPPREILRILVLSVGSTVILLALTFAFAIVVGRVMGIGTVPLILAYSPGGLAEMSLVAIAVQTEVAFVAAHHIIRIVFVMAGAAPVFALMARMRRGT, from the coding sequence GTGGGAACGTTTCTCGGCGAGCTTCGCGGCGGCTTCGCGAAGATGGCGCCCTCGCGCTTCCCCTACCCGAAGTTCGCCGCCGCCCTCGGGCTCGGGCTCGTCGGCGGATACCTCTTCTACCGCGCGAACCTGCCGCTGCCGTGGATGCTGGGCCCGATGACGGTCTGCACCCTGGCGGCGCTGCTGCGCCTGCCGATCGCGGCGCCCGCCGTGGTGCGCCCGCCGATGTCGGCCGTCATCGGCGTGATGCTCGGCGCCGCCTTCACGCCGGACGTGCTCGGGCGGCTCGACGAATGGGTGATCTCGACGATCGGCCTCGCCTTCTTCGTCGCCGCCGCCGGGCTCGCCTGCGTCGTCTACTTCCGCAAGGTCGCCCGCTTCGACCCGACGACGGCGTATTTCTCCGGCATGCCGGGCGGGCTCGTCGAGATGGTGATCGTCGGCGAGGCCAGGGGCGGGGACGGGCGCACCATCGCGCTGATCCATTCGGCGCGCATCCTCCTCGTGGTGATGACGCTGCCCTTCCTGGTGCAATGGGTCGAGGGCGTCTCGCTGGGCGCGCGCGCCTCCGCCGGCCCCTCGATCTGGGACGCGCCGCTCTCGGCGGAGGTCTGGATCGTCGTCTGCGGCTTCGCCGGCGCGTATCTCGGCCATGTCCTGCGCCTGCCCGCGGCCGTGCTGCTCGGGCCGATGCTGGTGAGCGCGCTCGTCCACGTCACCGGCATCAGCGGCTTCAAGCCGCCGGTGGAGATCGTCGCGGCGGCGCAGGTCGTGCTCGGCGTCACGATCGGCGCGCGCTTCCTCGGCACGCCGCCGCGGGAGATCCTGCGCATCCTCGTGCTCTCGGTGGGCTCCACCGTCATCCTCCTCGCGCTCACCTTCGCCTTCGCGATCGTGGTGGGGCGGGTGATGGGGATCGGGACGGTGCCGCTGATCCTCGCCTATTCGCCGGGCGGCCTCGCCGAGATGAGCCTCGTCGCCATCGCGGTGCAGACGGAGGTGGCCTTCGTCGCGGCCCACCACATCATCCGCATCGTTTTCGTCATGGCCGGCGCCGCGCCGGTCTTCGCGCTGATGGCGCGCATGCGTCGCGGGACGTGA